Part of the Vibrio sp. SCSIO 43137 genome, TCGCGGTAGGCATCAATTTTAGACGCCCGCATCGCTCTGACACGTTTCTCTTCGTCTGTCTGACCTTTCTGTTCACTGATACTGGCATAACCAACGGCTGTCAGTACATTCGCTTCCTGCATGGTCTGAAGAGGCTGACATCCGGCTGCAACCAATAGAAATGCGATGATAAATAACTTCTTCATGTTGGCTCCTATGGGCGCAGAATAATCGTGTTCTTTGAATTTCGGGTAGGGTCGGAACGGATAATCAAACCATCTTCTGTTCTTATAGTATTCATAGTATCCAGATCACGGCCGATTCTGTCTGCCGGCAAAAAGCCCTGTGCAGTAGCAACAACTATGCGGCTACGCATTGCCACAACCCTGGCATTTACCAGAACACCACCTTCCTGCCGAAGCATAGTACCGGTCAGCACATAAGTCACTTGCTGCTCCTGTGCCAGATCCTGCCAGTCACGGCTGAGCGCAAAATCACCTTGCTGGGTAACTCTGATAGAACCTGTGGTTTTAAAATCAACCACCTTAAAGCCTCGCTGCTGCAACTGAAAGATAAACGCTTCAGAAACAGAATTGCCCAACCAACTGGTGGTATCCATATTCTGAAGGTCAACAAATGATGTTACTGCAATTGGTGTACGTGCGGAAATGCTGGTGTTTGTCTCCACCAGCCCCTCTGTCATACTCTCAACGAAGTAATCCATCGTATGGCGGGGATTTTCCATCAGCATAAAGCGGCTACCCGGATAGGGTTCCTTACCATTATAAATGGGCGAATATGAGCAGGATGCTAAAAGCATCGTCACTGCTACTATAAACCATTTTTTCATTTTCTTGATCTCCAGATATACTTGATGTCGTTAGCTGACTGTCCTCTTAAAAAGCTGTTATCTCTCTTTAACAGATATGGAACAATCTTTGCTTCTCTATACTTGTACTGTTCAGAATTACGACACCTAAATCAGCTACAGAAACTAAAGCAAAATTCATACCCAATTTGGAAAGCCGAATGAAAAAACAGATATTCAGTGCCAGTTTTGTTGTTACAACCCTACTTTTCAGCAAGTTAGCTTTTGCGGAATGGTTTGAAGCAAAAGGGACGGCCAGCTTTGTAGCCTCAGAAGAGACGGCAAGGGTAAACGCTCTGGAAGACGCCCTCTACCAAGGAATGAAGTTTTCCGGGGCAGATATTGGGTCTCTGGCATCCCTACGACCATTTTTGGAACAGAAGCGCAGTGAATATCAGTTTACCAACCACGAAGTCCGCTATATCCGTGTGGTTGAGGCCGAAGCCTCTGACGGCAAAATGGAACTTCGGGTCCAGATGGATATCTACCCTTCGGCAACGGGTTGCCACGTCGGCCAGTATAAAAAGACCTTTCTGGTCGGCAGCATTGATATTGCCTCTCCTCAACAGGCGGTTATGGGTCAGATTTATGACATAGGGGATGACTTCAGTCATATTGTCAATCGTCAATTGGAACAGGACTCTGTCAGTTTTGTTTCGGTCGGCACTACAGATTACCAGATAGATAAAGGCAACCCTGCCGTGTTGCAGATGATTGCTCAGGACACCAGTGCCCAGTATATCATCGGAGGTGAAATTACCGACCTGACTGCCACAGTTGAGAAAAAGTTGCTGGGTGACGATATGATTAACCGCCAGTTTGCCCTTGAAATGCAGGTATATGACGGTAAAACCGGCCAGGAAGTGTATAACAAGGCCTACCGTGAAGTCGCACAGTGGCCGTTTCCTAAGTCCAGCCAGGTTGACACCCGCAGTGCCCGTTTCTGGGCATCTACTTACGGTAGTATGCTGCTGAGAGTCAGCCGTAACATTATGCTGGATCTTGAATCAGAGCTCTCCTGTAAAATAACCCTGCCTGAAGTAGTTGCGGTAAACG contains:
- a CDS encoding FlgO family outer membrane protein: MKKWFIVAVTMLLASCSYSPIYNGKEPYPGSRFMLMENPRHTMDYFVESMTEGLVETNTSISARTPIAVTSFVDLQNMDTTSWLGNSVSEAFIFQLQQRGFKVVDFKTTGSIRVTQQGDFALSRDWQDLAQEQQVTYVLTGTMLRQEGGVLVNARVVAMRSRIVVATAQGFLPADRIGRDLDTMNTIRTEDGLIIRSDPTRNSKNTIILRP
- a CDS encoding flagellar assembly protein FlgT, with the translated sequence MKKQIFSASFVVTTLLFSKLAFAEWFEAKGTASFVASEETARVNALEDALYQGMKFSGADIGSLASLRPFLEQKRSEYQFTNHEVRYIRVVEAEASDGKMELRVQMDIYPSATGCHVGQYKKTFLVGSIDIASPQQAVMGQIYDIGDDFSHIVNRQLEQDSVSFVSVGTTDYQIDKGNPAVLQMIAQDTSAQYIIGGEITDLTATVEKKLLGDDMINRQFALEMQVYDGKTGQEVYNKAYREVAQWPFPKSSQVDTRSARFWASTYGSMLLRVSRNIMLDLESELSCKITLPEVVAVNDSKVTINLGRLHGVKVGDKLQLWHTGSFIDQFGLPRNKVSQSDITLTVSRTYDQESELMVDQPQLAQSIQLGDVMHKNLP